A region from the Melioribacter roseus P3M-2 genome encodes:
- a CDS encoding ATP-binding protein, translating into MGLAVNTAKKFSRTLEHKVNEYIKQETQKELLSPFRSLAIFSAASGGIALIFEVLYFSEHSVELYVSRLFSVLVAFVLLVISNSRYGKERPVLLVHILLMSIVASFGVMIYLEPQTLVFNSHIISLIIFTAALFLSWEVRHQVLVAVYYNLVFVASAIANSSQTQNIPHLLESIVLVMIISVMAVVASYINYRLRREALLKSYEVALSEKKFRNIFENSVEGVFQITPAGKFTAVNPAFIRMLGYSTEEEINRLNFFNDLFKRKSDADLLNKLLEKQGKVKNYRVQFLKKDGSEIAVKMNVRLSYDEEEDATFFDGSLQDITQQVLAEHERQKALEALRQEKIKSDVAAQKARQESSYKTKFLANMSHEVRTPMNSVMGFLTLIENDLFESEEELKKFARDARLAAESLLDIINNILDISKIEAGKMELEENEFDLSDEIHKVSSIIGQTARQKGIDIKEQIDPDLPDKIYGDATRYRQVVLNLVSNAVKYTDEGSVTISVEIKNRTTSSIEILTSVEDTGSGIPNDKIPLLFEPYVQVKDKKSQKEGTGLGLVIAKEFVKLMGGDISVESKPGAGSKFYFTVKFKLTPSESDEAVTGAATLYKQTEAEVQEEEEKTVVEEQKSAKRLLLVEDNPISQDLELKILREVGYLVDAVSSGSDAIDAVKTGRYSLILMDIEMSDMDGIAATKQIRNIPGDMGKIPIIAVTAHSSMKDREKCLAAGMNDYIAKPINIQFLKLTIDQWLNRPLD; encoded by the coding sequence GTGGGATTAGCAGTAAATACGGCAAAAAAATTTTCCAGGACGCTGGAACATAAAGTAAATGAATATATTAAACAGGAGACGCAAAAAGAACTCCTTTCGCCGTTCCGGTCATTAGCCATTTTTTCAGCCGCATCGGGCGGTATTGCGCTTATTTTCGAGGTGCTCTATTTCAGCGAGCATAGTGTCGAACTTTATGTGTCCCGATTGTTTTCCGTACTGGTGGCGTTCGTATTGTTAGTAATTTCTAATTCAAGGTACGGAAAAGAGCGCCCGGTTTTACTCGTACATATCCTGTTAATGTCGATAGTCGCTTCCTTTGGTGTGATGATTTATCTGGAACCCCAAACTCTCGTATTCAACTCGCATATAATAAGTCTTATAATATTTACAGCGGCTTTGTTTCTAAGCTGGGAAGTGCGCCATCAGGTTTTGGTTGCTGTTTATTATAATCTTGTATTTGTAGCGTCAGCCATTGCGAACAGCTCGCAAACTCAGAATATCCCCCATCTGCTCGAATCGATAGTTTTGGTTATGATTATAAGCGTAATGGCAGTAGTAGCCAGCTATATAAATTACAGATTGCGACGGGAAGCTTTGTTAAAAAGTTACGAAGTAGCGCTTTCCGAGAAAAAATTCAGAAATATTTTTGAAAATTCTGTAGAGGGCGTATTTCAGATTACACCAGCCGGCAAGTTCACTGCGGTAAATCCCGCATTTATAAGAATGCTGGGATATTCTACGGAAGAAGAAATAAACAGATTGAATTTCTTCAACGATCTGTTCAAAAGAAAATCTGACGCGGATTTGTTGAATAAATTGCTCGAGAAACAAGGCAAGGTAAAAAATTACAGAGTCCAATTTCTTAAAAAAGACGGCAGCGAAATCGCCGTCAAAATGAACGTTCGCTTGAGCTACGACGAAGAAGAAGACGCCACATTCTTCGACGGCAGCCTTCAGGACATAACGCAGCAGGTTCTTGCCGAACACGAGCGGCAGAAAGCTCTTGAAGCTCTGCGTCAGGAAAAAATTAAATCCGACGTTGCGGCTCAAAAAGCGCGGCAGGAAAGCAGCTATAAAACAAAGTTCCTTGCAAATATGAGTCACGAAGTCCGCACGCCAATGAATTCCGTTATGGGCTTTCTGACATTGATCGAAAACGACCTGTTCGAAAGCGAAGAAGAATTGAAAAAATTCGCGCGGGACGCCCGACTTGCAGCCGAATCGCTGCTCGATATAATCAACAACATACTCGATATTTCCAAAATCGAAGCGGGCAAAATGGAACTCGAAGAAAACGAATTCGATCTAAGCGACGAAATTCATAAAGTATCCTCCATAATCGGTCAAACAGCCCGACAGAAAGGAATTGACATAAAAGAGCAAATCGATCCGGACTTGCCCGATAAAATCTACGGAGACGCCACGCGCTATCGACAAGTGGTTCTTAATTTGGTCAGCAACGCCGTAAAATATACCGACGAAGGCAGCGTAACTATTTCGGTTGAAATTAAAAACAGAACAACAAGTTCAATTGAGATACTTACGTCTGTTGAAGATACCGGATCGGGCATACCGAACGACAAAATTCCTCTGCTTTTCGAACCGTACGTTCAGGTAAAAGACAAAAAAAGCCAAAAGGAAGGAACGGGACTCGGACTGGTTATTGCCAAAGAATTCGTCAAACTGATGGGCGGCGACATAAGCGTGGAAAGCAAGCCGGGAGCAGGAAGTAAATTCTACTTTACGGTGAAATTCAAACTTACGCCTTCGGAAAGCGATGAAGCAGTAACAGGCGCCGCGACTCTATACAAGCAGACGGAAGCCGAAGTTCAAGAAGAGGAAGAAAAAACGGTCGTTGAAGAACAGAAATCCGCAAAGCGTTTACTTCTTGTCGAAGACAATCCTATCAGTCAGGACCTCGAATTAAAAATTCTAAGGGAAGTAGGATACCTGGTGGACGCCGTGTCGAGCGGCAGCGACGCTATAGACGCAGTAAAAACAGGCAGATACAGTCTGATACTGATGGATATTGAGATGTCGGATATGGACGGCATTGCAGCTACGAAACAAATCAGAAACATACCCGGCGATATGGGTAAAATCCCAATCATAGCAGTCACTGCGCATTCGAGCATGAAAGACAGGGAAAAATGTTTGGCAGCCGGAATGAACGATTATATCGCCAAACCGATCAACATTCAATTCTTAAAACTTACAATCGACCAGTGGTTAAACAGACCTTTAGATTAA
- a CDS encoding AMP nucleosidase, with the protein MAKKKELKTKLEIAKNWLPRYTGTKIDEFGDYLLLTNFYNYVTRFADRFNCDVKGIGKPMQTATNSKGLSIINFGIGSANAATIMDLLIARNPKGVLFLGKCGGLKRSTEIGHFILPIAAIRGEGTSNDYFPPEVPALPSFKLHKFVSDKIVERKMEYRTGVVYTTNRRLWEWDETFKAYLKKLGVIAIDMETATLFIVGHSNQIARGALLLVSDLPMFPEGIKTEKSDKYVTKKYTDTHLDIGIEAMTEIDAKGEPIKHFTF; encoded by the coding sequence ATGGCAAAGAAAAAAGAACTCAAGACGAAACTCGAAATTGCAAAAAACTGGCTGCCCAGATATACGGGCACAAAAATAGACGAATTCGGCGACTATCTTCTGCTAACGAATTTTTATAATTATGTAACTCGGTTTGCGGATCGATTTAATTGCGACGTTAAAGGAATCGGAAAACCGATGCAAACGGCCACCAACAGCAAGGGATTGTCAATAATCAACTTCGGTATCGGTTCGGCCAATGCAGCTACGATTATGGATTTGTTAATAGCCAGGAATCCCAAAGGGGTCCTTTTCCTGGGCAAATGCGGCGGTCTAAAACGTTCGACTGAAATCGGTCATTTCATTCTTCCGATTGCGGCTATCAGAGGCGAAGGCACCAGCAACGACTATTTCCCGCCCGAAGTGCCGGCTTTGCCCTCATTTAAACTCCATAAATTCGTTTCCGATAAAATCGTAGAACGCAAAATGGAATACAGAACGGGCGTCGTTTATACTACCAACAGAAGGCTCTGGGAATGGGACGAAACCTTCAAAGCTTACTTAAAAAAACTTGGCGTAATTGCCATCGATATGGAAACGGCGACTTTGTTTATAGTAGGGCACTCAAATCAAATTGCCCGGGGAGCGCTTTTGCTGGTGTCGGATTTGCCGATGTTTCCAGAAGGAATTAAAACCGAAAAGTCCGATAAATATGTAACGAAAAAATATACCGATACGCATCTGGATATCGGAATCGAAGCTATGACCGAGATCGACGCCAAGGGCGAGCCGATCAAACATTTTACTTTTTGA
- a CDS encoding secondary thiamine-phosphate synthase enzyme YjbQ — translation MDIKTLSFTVNTRGNNDIIDITGEVNDKLIETGFKEGNVLVFAPGSTAGITTIEFEPGLLKDYPEFFEKIAPSGKRYHHDDTWHDANGYAHVRASLQGNSITVPFTNSKLLLGTWQQIVLIDFDNRPRRRNIITQFIGQ, via the coding sequence ATGGATATTAAAACATTGAGTTTTACGGTAAACACAAGGGGAAACAACGATATAATCGACATAACCGGCGAAGTAAACGACAAATTGATCGAAACGGGTTTCAAAGAAGGCAACGTACTGGTTTTTGCTCCCGGATCAACTGCGGGAATCACGACGATTGAATTCGAACCCGGTTTATTAAAAGACTACCCTGAATTTTTCGAAAAGATTGCTCCTTCCGGCAAGCGTTATCACCACGACGACACCTGGCACGACGCCAACGGATACGCTCACGTGAGAGCCTCTTTGCAGGGTAATTCAATAACCGTCCCTTTTACGAATTCGAAATTATTGCTTGGAACCTGGCAACAAATCGTACTAATCGACTTCGATAACAGACCGCGCCGGAGAAACATAATCACACAATTTATAGGACAATAA
- a CDS encoding phospholipase C/P1 nuclease family protein — translation MIKPKFLLTLFFLPFLLNFAWGNEGHKLIAAHAMNLIAPEIGLSKYAVNYIIEHSVDPDYRKKDDPDEPVRHFIDIDFYGEFLNGNMIKSKETLIAIYGDSIVTKMGLLPWATSETFDKLAEAFKAKDRDKILLYASDLAHYVGDGHQPLHATLNYNGQLTNQKGIHFRYEIEMFNRYLDEIEAGLNIEKVHELKTPLTDIIFDYISESNFEVDIILSADINATKFSQNDEDKYYELLWFRTRHLTVEKINQASSMLANMIYTAWIKAGKPDLSSL, via the coding sequence ATGATAAAACCAAAGTTTCTACTGACTCTCTTTTTCCTACCGTTTCTTCTAAATTTTGCCTGGGGAAATGAAGGACACAAATTAATTGCCGCGCACGCTATGAATCTTATCGCTCCGGAAATCGGTCTATCGAAATACGCAGTGAATTACATTATCGAGCATTCCGTGGATCCGGACTACAGAAAAAAAGACGATCCTGACGAGCCTGTCAGACATTTTATCGACATCGACTTCTACGGCGAATTCTTGAACGGAAATATGATAAAGTCGAAAGAAACATTAATTGCAATCTACGGCGACAGCATTGTTACCAAAATGGGACTGCTTCCATGGGCTACTTCAGAAACGTTCGACAAGCTTGCGGAGGCATTCAAGGCGAAAGACCGGGATAAAATTTTATTATATGCCTCCGACCTGGCTCATTATGTGGGGGACGGTCATCAACCACTTCATGCCACGTTGAACTATAACGGACAACTAACAAACCAGAAGGGAATTCACTTCAGGTATGAAATCGAGATGTTCAACCGTTATCTCGATGAAATTGAAGCCGGACTGAATATTGAAAAAGTACATGAATTAAAAACTCCTCTTACGGATATAATTTTCGACTATATTTCGGAATCGAATTTCGAAGTTGACATTATATTAAGCGCCGACATAAATGCGACAAAATTCAGCCAAAACGACGAGGATAAGTATTACGAACTCCTCTGGTTCAGAACACGTCATTTAACCGTCGAAAAAATAAATCAAGCCTCTTCAATGCTGGCAAATATGATTTATACCGCATGGATCAAAGCCGGAAAACCTGATTTGAGTTCGTTATGA
- a CDS encoding phosphatase PAP2 family protein, with product MDFLLNIDISVFYFINHTLSNPLFDKFFPFITDPKNWFIAYTILYLALIIKGGKRGRIAAVVLILLVAASDQLSSNLLKNLFERIRPCNALPDVRILVGCTGSYSFPSSHAVNNFSVAVFFSRLYPKYKITFIIAASLVALSRPYVGVHYPSDILGGALIGSAVGYLFSRIALGIEEKINKRFVRIK from the coding sequence TTGGATTTTTTGTTGAATATCGACATTTCCGTCTTCTATTTTATCAACCACACACTGTCAAATCCGCTCTTCGATAAGTTTTTTCCGTTTATTACCGACCCTAAAAATTGGTTCATAGCTTATACTATTCTTTACTTGGCGCTGATTATTAAAGGCGGCAAAAGAGGACGGATTGCAGCCGTTGTATTGATATTACTTGTTGCCGCTTCGGATCAACTAAGCAGCAATTTGTTGAAGAATTTATTCGAGAGGATAAGACCGTGTAACGCTTTGCCCGACGTGAGGATTCTGGTCGGCTGTACCGGTTCGTATTCTTTTCCTTCATCTCATGCGGTTAATAATTTCTCGGTCGCAGTATTTTTCTCGAGGCTTTATCCGAAGTATAAAATTACATTTATTATAGCGGCTTCTTTGGTGGCGTTATCCAGGCCGTATGTAGGCGTTCACTATCCGTCGGATATATTGGGCGGAGCTTTGATCGGTTCTGCCGTGGGGTACCTCTTCTCGCGGATAGCTCTTGGAATTGAAGAAAAAATAAATAAACGTTTTGTTCGAATCAAATAG
- the rocD gene encoding ornithine--oxo-acid transaminase, whose product MTTKEFIELEERYGAHNYHPLDVVIERAEGCWVYDVEGNKYLDCLAAYSAVNQGHCHPRIVNALKNQAEKVTLTSRAFRNDQLPLLYKELSELTGYEISLPMNSGAEAVETALKAARKWGYKVKGVPENKAEIIACKNNFAGRTITIISFSTEEQYRDGFGPFTPGFKIVEYGNAEELEKAITENTVAFIVEPVQGEGGIIVPPEGYLKKAYDICKKNNVLFITDEIQSGLGRTGKLFAFEHEGVRPDVVIIGKALSGGCYPVSAVLSDREVLGVFKPGDHGSTFGGNPLGAAVARESLKVLIEEKLIENSAELGKYFIDKLRAIESPHVKEVRGKGLFIGVELKPEAGGARRFCEALMKRGILCKETHENVIRFAPPLVIKKEEIDWALTHIEETLKMA is encoded by the coding sequence ATGACAACAAAAGAATTTATTGAATTGGAAGAAAGGTACGGGGCGCATAATTACCATCCGCTCGACGTGGTTATCGAAAGAGCGGAGGGTTGTTGGGTGTATGACGTTGAGGGGAATAAATATCTCGATTGTCTTGCCGCATACTCCGCCGTTAACCAGGGTCATTGTCATCCCAGAATAGTAAACGCCCTCAAAAACCAGGCGGAAAAAGTTACATTGACTTCGCGCGCATTCCGTAACGATCAACTCCCGCTGCTTTATAAAGAGCTGAGCGAGCTGACCGGATACGAAATATCGTTGCCGATGAATTCCGGAGCCGAAGCGGTCGAAACGGCGTTGAAAGCGGCAAGAAAATGGGGCTATAAAGTTAAAGGCGTGCCGGAAAATAAAGCGGAAATTATTGCGTGCAAAAATAATTTTGCCGGCAGAACCATTACAATCATCAGCTTTTCGACCGAAGAACAATACCGCGACGGTTTCGGTCCGTTTACTCCGGGATTTAAAATCGTCGAGTACGGCAATGCCGAAGAATTGGAAAAAGCCATTACCGAAAATACGGTAGCCTTTATTGTCGAACCTGTCCAGGGAGAAGGCGGCATTATTGTTCCGCCGGAAGGCTATCTGAAGAAAGCTTATGATATTTGTAAAAAGAATAATGTTCTATTCATAACCGACGAAATCCAGTCGGGACTGGGAAGAACGGGCAAATTATTTGCATTCGAACATGAAGGCGTTCGACCCGACGTGGTTATTATTGGGAAAGCCTTATCGGGCGGATGCTATCCCGTTTCTGCCGTCCTGTCGGATAGGGAGGTTCTCGGCGTTTTCAAACCGGGCGACCACGGTTCGACTTTCGGCGGGAATCCGCTCGGAGCCGCAGTCGCAAGGGAATCGCTCAAAGTGTTGATTGAAGAAAAATTGATAGAAAATTCGGCTGAACTCGGAAAATACTTTATCGACAAATTAAGAGCCATCGAATCGCCTCATGTTAAAGAAGTACGAGGTAAGGGTCTGTTTATCGGCGTCGAGCTAAAACCGGAAGCGGGAGGCGCTCGAAGGTTCTGCGAAGCTCTGATGAAAAGGGGAATACTCTGTAAAGAAACTCACGAAAATGTTATTCGTTTTGCCCCTCCTTTGGTAATAAAGAAAGAGGAAATTGACTGGGCGTTAACTCATATCGAAGAAACTCTCAAGATGGCATAA
- a CDS encoding ABC transporter permease: MRLLLKMAWRNIWRNKRRSILTLLAVGFATLASIAMRGVQLGTYEINIVNAVEMLTGYIQIQRPDYKEDRSVNQAFYPDENLITRLSEIPHIVSFSRRIYADGLISKGDNSLGAAIIGVDKNEEQKVSRILTRVTAGKVFDNPYEIVIGYKLLDNLKSKIGDEVVVLAQGADGSMGNLKFKVVGALRTGSPQIDEMGVMMNLETADELLAMYGRIHAIAIKVDELTNIQEVKENILPLLNRKLGVYDWGELMPDFKETIEFDNISGIFYLLILISIVAFGILNTVLMSVTERFNEFGVTLAIGMPQLKLVLLVLIETMMLALTGILIGNLLGWGVNYYLFVNPVEFGGEIKDLYELYGFMPVIKSSLEFSIFLNTTLTVMIISAIAVIYPLYKVYNLEPLKGIRYT; encoded by the coding sequence ATGCGCTTGTTGCTCAAAATGGCATGGCGTAATATCTGGAGAAATAAGAGGCGTTCAATTCTAACTCTCTTAGCCGTCGGATTTGCAACGCTGGCTTCGATTGCCATGAGAGGAGTGCAGCTCGGCACCTATGAAATAAATATCGTAAACGCCGTCGAAATGCTTACGGGCTATATTCAGATTCAAAGACCTGACTATAAGGAAGACAGATCTGTGAATCAGGCTTTTTACCCGGATGAAAATCTCATTACGCGGCTCTCCGAAATCCCTCATATCGTATCGTTTTCCAGAAGAATCTACGCCGACGGTTTAATAAGCAAAGGCGACAATTCTTTAGGCGCGGCAATAATAGGCGTGGATAAAAATGAAGAACAAAAAGTTTCCAGAATTTTAACGCGCGTTACCGCAGGTAAAGTTTTTGATAATCCTTATGAAATTGTAATCGGTTACAAACTGCTCGATAATTTGAAATCGAAGATCGGAGACGAGGTTGTGGTTCTTGCTCAGGGTGCAGACGGCTCAATGGGAAATCTGAAATTTAAAGTCGTAGGCGCACTAAGAACAGGCTCTCCTCAAATCGACGAAATGGGCGTGATGATGAACCTTGAAACAGCCGACGAGCTCCTCGCTATGTACGGACGAATTCATGCCATTGCTATTAAAGTGGACGAATTGACAAACATACAGGAAGTTAAGGAAAATATCCTCCCGCTATTGAACCGTAAACTCGGGGTTTATGATTGGGGAGAATTGATGCCAGATTTCAAGGAAACGATCGAATTCGATAATATCAGCGGTATTTTTTATCTGCTTATTTTAATTTCCATTGTCGCATTCGGAATATTGAATACCGTACTCATGTCGGTAACCGAAAGGTTCAACGAATTCGGAGTAACGCTCGCCATCGGAATGCCTCAGCTAAAGTTGGTTTTGCTCGTTTTAATCGAAACCATGATGCTCGCGCTTACCGGAATATTAATCGGCAATCTTCTCGGCTGGGGTGTGAATTATTATCTGTTTGTCAATCCGGTGGAGTTCGGCGGAGAAATAAAAGACCTCTATGAGCTCTACGGATTTATGCCGGTTATTAAATCTTCGCTTGAATTTTCGATTTTCTTGAATACTACTCTTACCGTAATGATAATATCGGCGATAGCGGTAATTTATCCTTTATATAAAGTCTATAATCTGGAACCTTTGAAAGGCATCAGGTACACTTGA
- a CDS encoding glycosyltransferase family 9 protein, whose protein sequence is MKILVIALSGIGDALMFTPALSALKKVCPDSEIDSLVMYKGVSDIYQNLDEISEVIYWDFLNRSKIESLSFVMGLRGKYDISINVYPSNRKEYNFINFLIGARKRAAVKYLRKDFVNLGFLNNVRIEENDSLHNVEENVKLIEMVSGGRFDNIDGLILNLTDDDKKYAQNFLREHKIREDETIIGFHPGCSTLKNHANRRWSPEKFARLAKEFIYKRKARVLIFGGPEERELKEEIIKHSGNENIIAVETDSLIHTAAVMKRCNLFVTNDSSLMHVASALQLKVVALIGPTNPNYIRPWKTEHRIASLNLECSPCFYYSPKPLSCGRNDVKFKCIKELPVELVYKLSEELLRSGK, encoded by the coding sequence ATGAAAATTTTGGTTATTGCCTTATCGGGAATAGGCGATGCATTGATGTTTACTCCCGCGCTTTCGGCTCTGAAGAAAGTCTGTCCCGATTCCGAAATTGACAGCCTTGTTATGTACAAAGGAGTGTCGGATATTTATCAGAACCTGGATGAAATATCGGAGGTTATATATTGGGACTTTCTCAACCGATCGAAAATCGAGTCGCTTTCTTTTGTTATGGGACTGAGAGGGAAATACGATATATCGATTAACGTCTATCCTTCCAACAGAAAAGAATACAATTTTATTAATTTTTTAATCGGAGCCCGTAAAAGAGCCGCCGTTAAATATCTCCGTAAGGATTTTGTTAATCTCGGCTTTTTGAACAACGTGAGGATAGAAGAAAACGACTCGCTTCATAACGTGGAAGAAAATGTTAAATTGATTGAAATGGTAAGCGGCGGTCGATTTGATAATATTGATGGATTGATATTAAATCTGACGGACGACGATAAAAAATACGCGCAAAATTTTTTGAGGGAGCATAAAATACGTGAAGATGAAACGATAATTGGTTTTCATCCCGGCTGCTCCACATTGAAAAATCATGCTAACAGAAGATGGAGTCCGGAAAAATTCGCTCGGCTGGCAAAAGAGTTTATCTATAAACGGAAAGCGCGCGTTTTGATTTTCGGCGGGCCCGAAGAACGCGAATTAAAAGAAGAAATAATCAAACATTCGGGGAACGAAAATATAATTGCGGTTGAAACCGATTCGTTAATACACACGGCTGCTGTAATGAAAAGATGCAATCTGTTTGTTACCAACGACTCGAGCCTGATGCACGTGGCTTCGGCTCTCCAATTGAAAGTAGTCGCGCTGATCGGTCCCACAAATCCGAATTATATTCGTCCCTGGAAAACTGAACATCGAATTGCTTCGCTCAATTTGGAATGCTCGCCCTGTTTTTATTACTCGCCCAAACCGCTTTCTTGCGGCAGGAATGACGTCAAGTTCAAGTGTATCAAAGAATTACCGGTCGAACTGGTTTATAAACTTTCGGAAGAATTACTCCGTTCCGGAAAGTGA
- a CDS encoding LOG family protein produces MKNKFVTVFGSSVPKPGEEEYETAYLLGTLLAQSGLNVCTGGYQGIMDAVSKGASEAGAKAVGVTLDIYNSVPSKYLTKEIKCHTLFDRLENLINIGEAYVILQGGTGTLVELAIVWEFMNKKMMPKKPVACHGQMWTEIVNFMESQIKKEKRETGLIKCFSDIEKCAGYIINSLSGTE; encoded by the coding sequence ATGAAAAATAAATTTGTAACCGTTTTCGGAAGTTCGGTTCCCAAACCCGGAGAAGAAGAATACGAAACCGCTTACCTGCTCGGAACGCTGCTTGCACAATCCGGCTTGAATGTTTGCACGGGCGGATATCAGGGAATTATGGATGCCGTTTCGAAAGGAGCGAGCGAAGCCGGCGCCAAAGCCGTGGGAGTTACGCTCGACATTTATAATTCCGTTCCGAGCAAATATCTGACTAAAGAAATAAAATGCCATACTCTGTTCGATAGGCTCGAGAATCTAATTAATATCGGAGAAGCTTATGTAATATTACAGGGCGGAACCGGGACCTTGGTGGAATTAGCCATTGTATGGGAATTTATGAATAAAAAAATGATGCCCAAGAAACCGGTTGCATGCCACGGACAAATGTGGACTGAGATTGTTAATTTTATGGAATCTCAGATTAAAAAGGAGAAGAGGGAAACCGGATTGATAAAATGCTTTTCCGATATCGAAAAGTGCGCCGGTTATATAATAAATTCACTTTCCGGAACGGAGTAA
- a CDS encoding outer membrane lipoprotein-sorting protein, giving the protein MKLLKIFLLLLVSTSVYPQTASEIIRKSEDLIKGKTARGTFEMIIATPDYTRTLKMESWWVGNEKALIVIKYPNREAGNKTLKIGNEMWNYLKNTETTIKIPPSMMLQSWNGSDFTNDDLVRESNLAKDYYQKLIGEDELNGVKCWKIELIPKPDAPVVWGKLYYWVRKDDYLPAKVEYYDEKGKLVRYIEYKEIKKFGKRNIPSVWVMHNVAKKGHSTTIKIIDMEFDININNRIFTFRELERGD; this is encoded by the coding sequence ATGAAGCTATTAAAAATATTTCTTTTGCTTTTGGTCTCGACTTCGGTTTATCCGCAAACAGCGTCGGAAATCATTCGAAAATCCGAAGACCTGATTAAAGGAAAGACTGCCCGCGGTACTTTCGAAATGATTATTGCCACTCCCGATTACACGCGCACATTGAAGATGGAAAGCTGGTGGGTCGGCAATGAGAAAGCTCTTATCGTGATTAAATATCCCAACAGGGAAGCAGGCAACAAAACTCTCAAGATCGGCAATGAAATGTGGAACTACCTGAAGAACACCGAGACCACAATTAAAATTCCCCCTTCGATGATGCTCCAATCGTGGAACGGTTCCGATTTTACTAACGACGATCTGGTAAGGGAGTCGAATCTTGCCAAAGACTACTATCAAAAGTTAATCGGAGAAGACGAACTTAACGGAGTTAAATGCTGGAAGATCGAATTGATTCCCAAACCGGACGCTCCGGTGGTTTGGGGTAAACTCTATTACTGGGTACGGAAAGACGACTATTTGCCGGCAAAAGTGGAGTATTACGACGAAAAAGGCAAGCTCGTCAGATATATAGAGTATAAAGAGATAAAAAAATTCGGAAAACGCAATATCCCTTCTGTTTGGGTAATGCATAATGTGGCTAAAAAAGGGCATTCCACTACGATTAAAATTATCGATATGGAATTTGATATCAACATAAATAACAGAATTTTTACATTCAGGGAACTCGAACGGGGCGATTAA